CGCCAGAATCTCCCCGCGCAAGTCATTGAGGTAATTAATTGAGAAGGCGTCCCGTTGTTGAGAATAGTAGTTCAAGTTTTCGACAGGTTTAGCAGTTTCAAATCGTTAGTAGTCCGCCAAATTAATTTTGATGGGTTGTCCTCCTTGAGAAACCCCTCAAAAATAGCTTGGCGGACTACTAGATTAGCAGAATTCGCACTCATGCTGCTGCTAGAGCTTCCTGTCCGTGTCTCCGCAGCAGTTCCATCAGCTCGTCCCGGTAGTCGTGGAAGATGGAGTGGCGCTTAACGGTGTGAGTGCGATCGGGTAATTTAACCTTAATTTCTTTTCTGACTGTACCGGGACGAGAACCCAGCGCATAGATGCGGTTAGCTAAAAATACCGCTTCTTCTACATCATGAGTAATCATGAAAATTGTAATATTGGTGCGCTGCCAAAGGTCTAACATAAATTCGTGCATCGACTCTTTAGTATGGATATCCAACGCACCGAAAGGTTCATCCATTAATAATACTTTCGGTTCCGAAACAAGAGCGCGAGCAATTGCCACCCGTTGCTTCATCCCACCCGATAATTCCTTTGGCAAGGAGTTAGCAAAATTAGTCAAACCTACCACATTTAAATAATAGCTAGCTTGCTCGCGTCGGATCTTCTTCGGTACGCCTTGAAGCTTGAGTCCAAACTCGGTATTTTCCTGCACACTCATCCAAGGGTAAAGCGTATAGTGCTGAAATACCATACCTCGGTCTGGCCCTGGCCCAGTGACAACTTCTCCATCAATTCTGACTTCCCCAGATGTGGGCATATCCAGTCCGGCAATTTGTCGCAACAGGGTAGATTTACCCGAACCGGATGCTCCCACGGCGCAGATAAATTCGCCCTCTTTAATCGTCATGTTAATATCTTTGAGGACAACTAACGTGCCGTTTTTTGTCTCAAAGTGTTTGTGCAGGTTGTTGATTTGCAGATACATGGTTTAAATCTCCTTAATTTGATAATTGGTGATTGAATAATCCCTGAAAAATTAACGTTTTTGGCTAGACCATTTGCAAGAAACTCTTAACAGATACTGGAATAGCAAATCGAAGAACAATCCAATGACGCCGATAACGATTAGCCCGACAAAAATTTCATCAGTCCTCAGAAATCGACCCGCCACGCTAATGCGACGACCTAAACCTTCGGTTGCGGCAATTAGTTCCGAGACAATGACTAACTGCCATGCCGCTGCCAAGTTGATGCGGCAAGCATCGATGATTCCCGGCAAGACGTGCGGAAAAATGACCTGAAGCAGGGCTTGTTTGCGATCGCCTCCTAAAATATAAGTCGCTTCAATCAAATCTTTTGATACAAACTTTACAGTATCCATCACCATTAAGGAGTTGAAGAAGAAAACTCCAATAAAGATGAGGGTAATTTTCGGTTCCTCTCCTATTCCCAGGTACAGAATTAGCAGAGGAATAAAGGCAGGCGCAGGCATATAGCGCATTAAGCCGAAAAGCGGTTCCAGCAAAGCGCGAATACTGGCAAAACTGCCCATTAACACGCCAACGGGGATGGAAAGCGTTGCTGCAAAAATAAATCCGACACCGACGCGCCACAAACTCGCTACGGTATCCTTGAGGAGTTCGCGAGTACTCCACAAACGTCCGAACGCCTCCAGCACTTTACCGGGTGAGGGTAAAAATTTGGGGTCGATGTTGCCAAATGCAGTTACCAACCACCACAGCAGCAGGGGAGCGGCTATGGAAGTAATTACCAACGCGGTATTGAGAGGTTTGGGAATGTCTTCGGCGAGTTGCCAGAAAACAGTCGGATTGAGCTTTTTAGCTCGGATGAAATCTCTAATCGATCCTGGTTCTTGGCTCATAGAATTTTAGATTTTAGATTT
This is a stretch of genomic DNA from Aerosakkonema funiforme FACHB-1375. It encodes these proteins:
- a CDS encoding ABC transporter ATP-binding protein; the encoded protein is MYLQINNLHKHFETKNGTLVVLKDINMTIKEGEFICAVGASGSGKSTLLRQIAGLDMPTSGEVRIDGEVVTGPGPDRGMVFQHYTLYPWMSVQENTEFGLKLQGVPKKIRREQASYYLNVVGLTNFANSLPKELSGGMKQRVAIARALVSEPKVLLMDEPFGALDIHTKESMHEFMLDLWQRTNITIFMITHDVEEAVFLANRIYALGSRPGTVRKEIKVKLPDRTHTVKRHSIFHDYRDELMELLRRHGQEALAAA
- a CDS encoding ABC transporter permease, which encodes MSQEPGSIRDFIRAKKLNPTVFWQLAEDIPKPLNTALVITSIAAPLLLWWLVTAFGNIDPKFLPSPGKVLEAFGRLWSTRELLKDTVASLWRVGVGFIFAATLSIPVGVLMGSFASIRALLEPLFGLMRYMPAPAFIPLLILYLGIGEEPKITLIFIGVFFFNSLMVMDTVKFVSKDLIEATYILGGDRKQALLQVIFPHVLPGIIDACRINLAAAWQLVIVSELIAATEGLGRRISVAGRFLRTDEIFVGLIVIGVIGLFFDLLFQYLLRVSCKWSSQKR